The Delphinus delphis chromosome 11, mDelDel1.2, whole genome shotgun sequence DNA segment AGGTGGCCCAGGGCAAGCCCCAAAGAACTGACGAGAGAGGGGGTAATGAGGGGAGGCCTGATGCCCATGGGAATAGAGGCCTGTGTCCTTGATGGGGACAAAGGACAAGGGAGCAAGGATATACTCAGAGGCCTCCTGAGGCTCTAAATCCTTAATCTGGAGACCCACGTGGCCAGGCCTCCCTCTCCATTGGCAGAGGAAATCCCAAGCCCAGAACGTGGGAGTGGGGACAAAGCACACCAGCTCTGGTCAGAGAGGACCACCAGGGCCCAGAGATTACCTGACTCGAGGGAGGACAGCCCCCTTCCTGCTGCAGGGGTTAGTACCTGTGCCTGCCCCCATGCAGCTGACAGCAGGAGGGGGAAAAGGCCAGCTCAGGCCCCTCGGCTCGTGGAGACGGGTTGGGAGCTGGAGACCCTCCTGCAGGTCCTCACTCTCcgtccctctcctctctccctctcacctccacccccatccccaggcccTCCTGGATGCCACTCACTCTTCACTCACCTTCTTGTTTCTCTGCTCTCGACCCTCCAATGACTGCCCAATCCAAACCCCTTATCACGGCGACGGTGCCCTCCATGCCCCACCCACAGTGCACCCCGTCACTCTCAtggtccagccacactggctgctCGGTTTCTTGAACAGACCAACTTCATTCTCAACCCAGGGCCTTGGCCCTCGCTGTTCCCTCTGCTCGTAAAGCTTTTCCCCAGCTCTCACTTCTCATCTCAGGTCTCACCTCAAAtaccacctcctccaagaagccttcccagaCCACCTGGTCCCATGTTGCTCCTCCTGAAAACCTCCCCACCGTCATTCTCAGCCTCCTGTCTCCTCACAGCACTGCCACTCCTCGGGATGatcttattttcccattttcccaTTTGCTGTTTAGCATCTGCTCTTGCACCCAAACCAGAATGTAAGTTTTGTTTACAGCTGTGTCCCCAGAGCCTATAACTCATTGAGTGTAAGTCAAGTGCATGGATGAATATGTCTTTTGCTCACATATTTACCCCTTTGCTCCTTTTTCTCTCACACCCGCCTGCCTTTctccgccctccccacccctcctcggGCTGAATGTCTCTACAGAGCCTGGCCAGGGGCGCAGTGTGGGCTCTGCTCTGAGGACAGGAACAGCAGCCACTCCTAGGAGAGGCCGGAGGCGTGTGGGCCCCAGCATCCTCTGTGCCcgagagggggcggggcggggcggggccggaggCACTGCTGCCCCCTAACCCTCCCTGAGGAACAAGGGGCGGGGAGCGCTGTGTGGTGGCATCCCAGGGCCTTTGGAACCCCAGCAGAAGCACACGCAGCTGGGATTCTGAGAAGATTTTAATCCCTCTCTCCTCCCGCCCTCTCGTCTCCAGTCAGGGGTTCCCTGCCGATGGACCCAGAGGAAGTCAGAGGTCAAGGTTTCTAGAGTGACGTAGACCATGGGTCACCCCCGAGGGCTGGTGCAGGACAGAGAAAGGATGTGAAGGGAGGCACACCCCACCCCATCATTGCAACTTGCTCCCCAATCTGATAGGAGCACGTGGGATTTTTCCATCTTCTGTGAAGTACCTTGCAAGCAGCTCTACAACGGCCCCAAAGCCCTCCTCTCAGGAGGTTCTGCCCCCAGCGCCCCCATATGGAAATTCCAGAACCAAGATGTGTGTCTCACCTCCCACCTTCCTTTCTCCCACTGATGACACAGACGCAGGGTGACCTGGGCACATGGCGACCCGGGGTGGACTGAGGCTGCACCTTGCCCAGAAAAGAAGTACCCGGGGCCCCAGGAGCGGGGGCTACAGAAGGACTCGGGGGTCCTCTTCCAGCCCTTGGAGGCCACCTGCCCACAAGGCCTGGGACAAGAGTCTCTGTCCTCTCGGTCCTCCATGTGGCTGACAATTGCAGTGCCCACCCTGGGCTAGGGGCCGGGCTCTGAGCTCAGGAGATGGGTCAGGACTCACGGACTCGGGGCAGATATAGGCACAGGACCAGGGGCACGATGGAATTCAGGAGAGGCCAGTCACTGGGCTGGTCCAGCTTGGTCTCCTCAGGCCTGATGGGCGGGTCTGGGCTCCTTGACCAGGTCCTTGGGAGGAGCAACCTCAGGCTGGAGGGGGCTGGTGACCAGTAgctgcagaggaagaggaagtcGGTGAATGTGGTTTTCAGAGCTTGGGGTTGGGTGAAGCCTGGATCTCTCTTCTCCCAGACCTTGCAATAAGCCCTTTTTCTGGCTGAGCGGGGACTGCAGAAAGGTTCCAGGGCGCCACTCCCTGGGAGCGCTGCACTGATTTCCACTGGGTGTGGGAGGACTGCCGGGGTCTCCAGCCAGAAGGGAGGGCAGGTCGGGGAGAGGTGGGCAGCCCCAACCCAGACCCACACAGGGCCCGTGGAGATATCTGGAAGGATGGCAGAAGGACCGGTGGGGACCTGGCAGAGCAGGGAGATGCACTCGTCCTCCGTGAGCTCAGGCCGTCTCTGTGAAGCAGGCAGAGTGACTCCCCCCGGACTGACCGATGCGATGGGTCAGCTGCTGCATCTAGCCCATCACAGGTCTGGCCCAGAGCAGGGACCAAACACATGGCTGGGGGCTGCGCGGATGGAGGCACAGGGAAACGGATGGTGTGACTGCCTGTCCAGGGTCCGGGGAAACAGCTGGCGCCTTCccttcccagctcagccactcccGTTCTGCCCCGGTCTGCCCGTCTCACCTGCCCGGCCCGAGGAGCTGGTCCTTCATCCTGGAATAGACTTTGAGGACCAAGTTCCTCAGCAAGCCCCGCATCCACCGTAGGTCGGCCGGCATGTCGTGCAGCCACGCCACCACTCTGGAGGGAGAGGCGGCCACAGCTTCGCCACCCGGCCAAGCCCAAGCGAGCAGCGCCCCCAAGCCCACCGTCCCCACGGGTCCAGAGCAGAGCCGGGGGCCCTGCAACGAGGCGCCAGGgctaaaggaaagggaagggggtgtTGGCTCCACCGCAGAGCAGGCTGGACACACAGGCACCTGCAGAGGCCTGAGGGGGCGGGGACTGATCCCCGATGGACTCTGAACTTGGTGGAGGCCGCTGGGCCCTTTGGGTCATCAGCTCCACAGGGCACAAGTGGGAAGCCCAGGGGTGGAAAGGGCAGGGCTTTGGGGTCAGGCTGGCTTGGGATGCAGCCCGCTCCCCTGttcatcagctgtgtgacctgggtggGTCAgggaacctctctgggcctcagtttctcacagCCAAGTGAGGATCATTACCTCACCTCCTCCCTgtttctgtcccttcctctctctcctccccagaccagcccctgccctccatcCTCCACGCCCCTTCATCCACTACCCTCTCGGCAGCCAGCAACTTTCTAGACACACATCTGACCTGGGTCCTCTCTTGCTCAGCGCCCTCCCATGGCTGCCGTGGCCACTCAtgaccagcagagggcagcatCATCCAGCTGTGGCTGAGGGGATACCTGGCCAGGCACCGTCTCAGACTTACTGGACACTGCAGGGCCTCCCCTCCCAATAGTACTGCCCTTCAAGGGACCTCTAAACCAGGGCCTCAAACTGGGCAGACAGTCAGTCCACAGGGTGTAGCGTCACAGTGGACTGTCCCCTCATTTGTTCTGGACCTTCTGCCTCTATTATTGCAGCCTACACGTTGAGATTGTAGGTTACAGAAAATACCAAATATGAATTTCCCTGCGGTCTGTGCGGGCCTCCCCATCAATGCTCgtaagtggattttttttaaactgcaaaggCTAGCACTTGCATTTATCCTTTTTGATTTCAACCTGTGGTTTCAGTCTAGAAGCTCTCAGCATAAGAGAAATTCATGTCAGCAGAAAGCTGTCTGCCAGCTTTGGGTCACCAGCAATTTAGACAGCAGGGATGAGCTAGTCATTAACTCAGCATGGAGCAGGACAGAGACCTGTGGCTCACTGTCGTAGACCTTCTTGTAGGGAATAGAGAAGTTTTACAAATACAGATCTCTCCATGACACTTTCCTGCCCAAACCCTTCACTGCCTTCATGCAACCATCAGGATAAAGACCACACCCCTCACCTGGCTACAGACTCCTGCCTGTCCAGCCCTTGCCAGCCTCCTCAGCCCCACCTTGTACACACTCCACATTTTGGCCCCAGCCACGGCAGCCcccctttctgttcctcagatgaGCCTTACTCCCTTCTGTCttctgccccaggacctttgcacatgctctttcATCCATCTGGAacacttttcccttccttctttgcctAGAGGactcttactcatccttcagatgATAGCTCAAAAGATATCTCCCCTAGGTAACCTTTCCTGACCAGATAGACCCTCTTGTGAACTGTCCCAGTTCACAGCCAGTGTAGACCTCTCCTAGGAATCTACAGACAGGGTAGACCTCTCTAGGTATCCCTAGGCACAGCTGGAGCGCACAGGGGAATGTGTGATGATCGGTGGGCTGTGAGCTCCACAAGGCAAGGGACTGGGTCTGAGTCAGTGctgcctcccagctcccagcccagacTTGGCCCTTGGTAGACCCTCAATAGCTATTGATGGAATGAACGAACAGACAATGCAGAGTGATCCATTAACCAGCAGAGTTAGAACCGTTAGCGAGGGCCTAACTACAGCCAATCTGCCCTGGAAAGGCCTCGTTTTGTAGAAAaggaatctgaggcccagagaggtcatgATACCTGGCCCGGGCCACACAGTTCATCTGAGGCAGACCAGCCCCTAGAGTTATCCTCAGAAACATCACATTTTCTCTGAGGCTCTGACAGGTGCAACAGTGGGCCAAAGATCCTAGAGGCAGGAGGGGCCAGGCACTGACCGGGCGGCCCTGTTTCCAACGGATTGATGGGTCACAGCTGCTACCCCGCCTTCCCATCAGTCCTGTCTTGCAGAGGAGACCCCCAGACTCCTCGGGGTCATGCAGCCAACAGCAGGCGGCGTCGGGACACCAGCCGGGCTCTGCCCCCCGCAGTGTTCTGGCCGCCCTTCCTGCCACGGGCACCGGTCTCAACGAGCCAGGCCCTTCCCAGTACCCCTGGCCGGGCCTCACCTTCTGCTCTGGAAGTAGACATACTCAAAGGGCCGTGTGCAAGGTACGTTAGCGCCCACCCAGGGCCCGCCTGGCAGAAGGAAGCCCTGGTGTGGGGGTCCCTCAGACAGGCTTTCTTCAGTGCTACAAGAGAGGCCATGGtggcccaccccttcccccagccaccccCTCAAGGTCACCCTCAGGGAAGATAGCCCGAGCCCCTCTCTACCTCACACAGGCCACGAAGGACACCCCACCCTCAGCCGGTCTGcagaggaagcagctgcatttACGGAACCCCTACCAGGCTCCCTTGTTATTCTTGAAATGACAGAGTGCACCCCTTTCGCAGATGagcagactgaggctcagagtgaagTGACTCGCCCAAGCCCATTGCCGGGAAGCGGCAGGGCCAGGATGGACCCAAGGCCTGTCAGCCTCCCCACGCTGCTTCCATCTCTCCCGCCCCTCTGGAAAGTCTGCTGTGGCCCCCAGGGTGGGACAAGTGTCCCCCCATACGTCCCTGGCTAACAGCAACACATCAGCGGTATTAATAACAGCAGCCGTGACCACGTGACCACTTCCCGAGCCCCCAGCCCCTTAACGGACCAGAGTGGAAGGGCCCGGCATCCTGGCCGGGGCAGAGCCGGAGCCCGAATCCCGGTCTCCAGACCACGGCTCGGCCACGCACACACCACCAGCCTCGACTCGGGGTTCACGAACAACAGTCCCAGGACCCGGCACCCCGTTATCTGCCATGTGGCCTAGGACGAGTCCCTTCCTGTTCCTGAGCTTAGGTCAcctcctctgaaaaatgggaacACGGGCAGGACCTACCTCCCTGGGGAAGGTGAGGATCAAGGGATGTGCGTAAGGGCGGGGCCTGAGGGGGCGGTCTCTGCCCCATCTGAGAGGCTCTCTGGTGCCCCCATGTGGCTGCAGAGACACTGCCAGAGTCCCAGAGCCCCAAGCCTGGGCCTCAGGGGCTCAGCGCAGATCCAGGCCCCCTTCTGCGTGCCCTGTGTGGTGTCCTGCGCAGAAAGAGGTGCCCTCCTTATCCCTTTGCCCACCCCCTTGTCCCTGCTCTGGCCTCGACCACCATCATCTCTCCACCCAGCCTCCCACCGTGTCAGCCTGTCCCCTCCTGGCTAAGTACAGCAAACACTAGACCCAGAGTTCAGAGCAGTAGCGAACTCTGAAAAGGAGGGgtcgccccccaccccgggggctCTCCATCTCTCCTCCTGCAGCTTTCAAGGCCGCCTGccccaccctcccagcctccccaggctCATCTCTgctaccccacccctccctcaGCCACAGGGGCCTCCAACTCTCCCCCACCAAACCCAGGACATTTGCACCTGCTGTGCCCGCTACCTGGATGCTCACCTTCCCCCTCTTTTGCTTGGCCAACTCCTCCTTTCAAGTCTCACTGAGATGCCACTCAAactcccactcccaccactattacaTGTGCCTATCCTTTCCTGTTGAGGCAATTGTGACCTTTAGGTCACGGAGCAAGAGAGCTGACTAAATGGTTtgttagctgtgtggccttgggcaagtcacttaagctCTCTGTGCTATGGTTTCCTCAACTGTCCAATGGGGACAATTCAGTACCATCCTCAGAGAATTACTGGGGGGGGGGATGAAATGAGTCCATCTCCATCTGGAGAGTCCAGAACCTTCTGTGTGTGCCTCTCCTCTGTCCCTCAGCACCTCTTGCCCTTCCCTGGGCAGTGGGCAAAGACCTGGCTTTCTCAGACACAGGCATGTGCTCGAATCCCCCAATTGCAGGCTCTGAGACCTTGGTgagccccttcccctctctgagcttcagtttcctcatcagtgaaatgggCTAAGGAAAACGGGCCCCCAGTTGTGGTGAGGAGTGAAGGGGGCAGCATGAAAGCAGCCCCAGCACCACGCCTAGCACTTAGATTGTCGATAAATGAGTCCTCTTTCAGACCACGAGAACCTTCCGGGCAGGGTCCCTGGCCCTGGGCTCCTGCGTGCAGGGCACCTGGTAGGTGAGCAGGTATAGGACGGGAGGGGCAGTAGCAGTCTCCAGCTCCGGGGAGAGCTGCTCAAAGTCGAGCACATCCCTGACCAGCACATTGGGCACTGGCCTCTGTCACAGTCAGCATCCCGGGTCCCATCCGTTGGGGCTGGGGGCTCCTTAGACACCAACGTCCACAGCACTGGTGAGTCCTgggttggggagaggagggatgcaACAGGTCAGCACATCTGGAGCCCCCCGGTGACAGTGGCCTTCCCAGCTCTGGGGACCCGGTTGCCACAGGAAGGATGGACCCGTGGCTTGCCCTGAATGACTCCGTCCTGTGCTCCccggccctgccccgccccccgaTTCCTACGCACCTGCTAGTGGTTAACAGACCCCGGGCCCTGAAGACTCAGCCCAAGGTTCAGATCCTGTGGTCACCACCTGCTATAGCTCTGTGACCTAACAGCTCCATGCTTGGTTTCCCTCCCTGGGAGAGGGGGAAATTAAGACCTACTGCATGCGGCTGTTCCGAGAATTAGATGTGATAAATACAGAAAGCTCAAGCCCAGGTCTGGGCACAATATGTGCTCAGCAAATGCTTCTAGCTGCCGTGTGTTTGGGGCTGTAGAGCAGGGGTCAGGgcaagggctctggagccagacggcctgagttcaaatctcagttctacCACTTTGAAGAGCATTGCCCTGTGGCATGACATCCAAGCTCTCCAGCTAAGAAACCTCTCTGGCCCACCCAGTGCTctgtcactcacacacacacacacacacacacacgctctcctGCAACCCCACTGAGGTATGTGCCCTCAAGGTACCAAGCTCTGTTCCTTTGCGCTTGCCcttcttccctctgcctagagtGCCCTCTTCCTTTCCATCCTCAATCTCTCTATAGTCTTCATCACTAGTTAAAACCCAGCTTATATgtcaccacctccaggaagccctccttgccCACCTAACCCATTGGGCTGGGTTAGGTGCCCCCGCTGGGCTCCCACGGCCCTGAGCATCCCTCCATCACCCTGAGGAGATGCTCTTTCTGGATCTGTCTCCCTCGCACCAGGTGGTGGGCAGCTTGAGAGCAGGACACATGTGtgattcctctctgtgtccccagctcAGGCCAAACATAGAGCAGACGCTGAGGAAGAGAATGAGTGAGCCGAGGTCGCTAAAAACTCAGACAGCTGAAAAGCGGGGTTCACCTGGCACTCACGTGGGGGGGATCCCCAGCTACTGTGGAGGCTGCCACCTACCGCATCTCTCCAGGAACCTCAGGGCGTCCAGGTAGCCTTGTCTGCAGTTGTCGGCCACTCCCTGCCAACACACAGGtcagggtgggatggggaaggcCTGGACCTGCCCCTCGAGTTGGTGGTCACAGGCCAGAGACTCATATTCAACTGCAAGTGATCCCAGGGCAGCCTATGCTTCCCAAGAGACGCCTCAGCAGGGCTCAAGGACCCTGAGGGTCCCTGCCCAGCACTGGGCAGAGAGGGTCCCAGGACCTCAGGTGGAGCAGATCTGCTTGAATGGCCTTCTTCCCCGCAGCCTCGTTCACTTTCTGGCTCTGAGACTCCCTGGCTGCGGGCTCTTGCTCCAGACGCTACTCTCTGGCCTCAGTTCCATCCCCTGAGAAACAGGTCTGGCCAGAGATTCCTGGTTCCCTGAAGATCAGTACATGGTGGTTCCCTTTGCCCTTTGATGCTCACTGCCAGAACTGCCAGGACCAGcctgagatggcagaggagagCCGGGGCCCAGCTCTGTCTGTCTCGAACAGAGCCCCACTCGTGGGGGAAAAGTACCCGCAGGTCCAGGAAGGAGCTCTGCCTTCCCTTTCTGTGTGACCTCCAGACATCCACACTGTCTTTCTGAGAGGCTTGccttccttgtctataaaataggGCTGAGATTTTCTGTCCACCCCATGGGTGTAGGGAGGATCAGCTTAAATGAACAGGACCTTGTTTCATAAATTACAAAATACTGCAGGACCATAAGAGGTGTGAAGGAATAGGGGAGGGCCAGAATGTGATTGGGGTGGAGGAACGTGTGATGACGGTAAACTGTTGGCAAGAAATACTTCCAGAAATACCAAGGGGCAAAAAGCAGGAAATGCGGGTCTACTGTCCATCGTTTTCTATGCTTGCGCCTTGCCACCATACAGAGAGTCAATTTGGCCACTGTCTAGGGCAGCATTTAAGAGCGTGGGTCTGGGCTAGCTGAGGATTTGaagcctggctctgctgcttccaggctgtgtgactttgaagaagttgcttaacctctctgagccttggtatCCTCCCCCAAGAAACTGAGGTGATAACAGTGCCTTGTCACAGAGCCTGACCCAGAAGAGCATCGGCAGAGGCCTGGCTTAAACCGAAGTTCAGCAGAGTTGGCCTTGGTGCACTGCTTTGAAGTGGGGGACGAGTAAGGGTACAACTGGAGCCCAGGCTGAGTTCAAGGGCTTGGCTGTGAGACTCAGGACATGTGTCCTGACTGCcctgaggctgtggggagggctCAGGAGCACAGAGTCTGACTCAAGGGGGCACTAGATCACAGCCAAACCTCTAACACCTTCAAGGCCGTTCACGGGGTCCCGACCTACCTCGGGGCTGGAGGTGACCCCCGGGAAGAAGTTCTTGGTGCAGATCTGGAAGGTGGCATTGAAGGCGTTCAGCTCATGCATGCTGGCCAAGCTGCTCTGGGGGCAGATGTCCACTGTCCTGTGGAAGGGAGACACGGTGATGGTGGAGGGGGAGTCCACAAAGGGCAAGTTATTGCTCAGAGCGCCGTCGATGTAGTGCTGCAGTTCAGGCGGCCGTGCTGCTCTCAGGGTGCCCTCTGCCCACACAGCCCCGAAGCCACCCCAGGAAACACGCTGTAGCCAGTCACCTCTAGCTGCCCCAAACCACTAGGTGGACCCCAGTCCAGGATGCTCTGAGCACCGCGggagcagtggggggaggggcccaggagcaCTGTTTTCTCCACCCACACACCTCTCAGCAGTAGGGACCTGGGCGGCCCAGAGCACAAGGCAGGGCCCGGTCATTGAGCCCCCAAAGCGCATTTACCTCCCCTCTGAACTCGGGGGAAATCAT contains these protein-coding regions:
- the PNPLA5 gene encoding LOW QUALITY PROTEIN: patatin-like phospholipase domain-containing protein 5 (The sequence of the model RefSeq protein was modified relative to this genomic sequence to represent the inferred CDS: inserted 2 bases in 2 codons), with product MEALVCTLSFPFYCGMISPEFRGEHYIDGALSNNLPFVDSPSTITVSPFHRTVDICPQSSLASMHELNAFNATFQICTKNFFPGVTSSPEVVADNCRQGYLDALRFLERCGITHDSPVLWTLVSKEPPAPTDGTRDADCDRXPVPNVLVRDVLDFEQLSPELEVALKKACLRDPHTRASFCQAGPGWALTXPCTRPFEYVYFQSRRVVAWLHDMPADLRWMRGLLRNLVLKVYSRMKDQLLGPGSYWSPAPSSLRLLLPRTWSRSPDPPIRPEETKLDQPSDWPLLNSIVPLVLCLYLPRVRES